The Alkalinema sp. FACHB-956 genome includes a window with the following:
- a CDS encoding COP23 domain-containing protein, whose product MTFCDCYLPILLNRPRATSEPSQSPRAKQDSSIGPLARSIAVGLLAIGSTLAMFPRASQAATFPNLVFECPKGSRVMVARSITSRKVSQPILQFTGRGKFSANHRCREVAARFNFLNSGTSEYSLAYLTTGIRKNQPIVCSVEEYGAPCNQTEGVQILTLNPRDRSPARRDYALSLIVARLHQANTKTPVLVDSPPAQYVNLRELIEQALQDTQAE is encoded by the coding sequence ATGACTTTTTGTGACTGCTACCTGCCCATTCTGTTGAATCGCCCCAGGGCTACAAGCGAGCCATCTCAAAGCCCCAGGGCAAAACAAGACTCATCCATCGGCCCTCTGGCTCGATCGATCGCAGTTGGCCTCTTGGCGATCGGAAGCACTCTGGCCATGTTTCCCAGAGCCAGCCAAGCAGCCACCTTTCCCAACCTGGTTTTTGAATGTCCCAAGGGTAGCCGAGTCATGGTGGCGCGATCGATTACAAGCCGCAAGGTCAGCCAACCCATTTTGCAGTTCACGGGACGGGGCAAGTTCTCTGCCAACCATCGCTGCCGGGAAGTGGCCGCCCGCTTCAATTTCCTCAATTCTGGTACTAGTGAATATTCCCTCGCCTATCTGACGACCGGAATTCGCAAAAATCAGCCGATCGTCTGTAGCGTGGAGGAATACGGCGCACCCTGCAATCAGACGGAAGGTGTGCAGATCCTCACCCTCAATCCCCGCGATCGCAGTCCTGCCCGCCGAGATTATGCGTTGAGTCTCATTGTGGCGCGCTTGCACCAGGCAAACACCAAAACACCTGTTCTAGTGGATTCTCCTCCGGCGCAGTATGTCAACCTTCGGGAGTTAATTGAGCAAGCCCTACAAGACACACAGGCAGAGTAA